From Musa acuminata AAA Group cultivar baxijiao chromosome BXJ3-8, Cavendish_Baxijiao_AAA, whole genome shotgun sequence, one genomic window encodes:
- the LOC103994857 gene encoding cytochrome c oxidase subunit 6b-1 — MAESATEEPPSLAEQWSLQDIEKTDQTEASVKQTNGDENPADVSSEEVTAEKNGESFASDAVTEKSDQTPSAEETSAVEEMNGEAPEEQETEVPQVEEKPEIKIETAPADFRFPTTNQTRHCFTRYIEYHRCIAAKGEDASECNKFAKYYRSLCPGEWVERWNEQRENGTFPGPL, encoded by the exons CAATGGTCACTTCAAGACATAGAGAAGACAGATCAGACTGAAGCTTCTGTTAAACAAACTAATGGGGATGAGAATCCAGCTGATGTCAGTTCTGAAGAAGTAACTGCAGAGAAGAATGGTGAAAGTTTTGCTTCAGATGCTGTCACAGAGAAAAGTGATCAAACTCCTTCTGCAGAGGAAACCAGTGCTGTTGAAGAGATGAATGGTGAAGCTCCTGAAGAACAAGAGACAGAAGTACCACAAGTTGAAGAGAAACCAGAAATAAAG ATTGAGACAGCCCCTGCTGATTTCCGTTTCCCAACAACAAATCAAACAAGGCATTGCTTTACTCGCTACATTGAATATCACAG GTGCATAGCTGCAAAGGGAGAAGATGCTTCTGAGTGTAATAAATTTGCAAAGTACTATCGCTCATTGTGCCCAGGGGAATGG GTAGAACGATGGAACGAGCAACGAGAAAATGGGACCTTTCCTGGTCCTTTATAA